GCGAATTGTGAATTGCTGAGTTTGTCTTTTGTTTGGGCATCCACCCGAAAGGAAAGATCCTGTTCGATCCATTTTTCCCAAGGTAGTTTTTTGGCTGCCTTGTAAAGGTCTTCGTAATCGTTTCCCTTTTCCTGAACCAATTGTAAATTGATTCTGGATGCGAATCTGGTAGATAAAGCAAAATCTACGATATGACCGGGTTTTCCGGAAAAAAATACGCCGCCACGATTGGAGTTAATTACGGTAAGGTGGGATTTGCCGATTTCTTCTATAAGAAGCGGAGAAAGTCCTTCTCCGCAGACAGCATGGTAGACCGTTTGAGATGGTTTTATCCTTATTCTCCTAATTTTTCAGCCAAGTATTTTTCAAGACTGATATCTTTGATGATGTTCTGTTGAGTTTCGATCCAGTCAATGTGTTCTTCTTCGGAAACCAAAATTCTTTCCAATAATTCGCGGGTTCCGTTGTCTTTGCCAGCCACACAAATGTCGATTCCTCGGTTCAATCTTTCGACAGCATTGTATTCCAATTGGAGGTCATGTTGGAATAATTCAGACATCGTCTTGCCGACATTAATTTTCATATACTTTTGAAGATCGGGAACTCCATCCAAATAAAGAATCCTTTCGATGATCTCATCAGCATGTTTCATTTCTTCGATGGACTCTTTTCTCAGATATTCTGCAAGGGTAAGATAACCCCAGTTTTTACAAAGTTTTGCGTGGATAAAGTATTGATTGATTGCGGTAAGTTCTGCGGAAAGAACTTCGGCTAAAATTTCGAGTACTTCTTTTTTACCTTTCATAACGGATACTCCATTTCTATATCTATTAGGAATGATAAAATGCTTTCACTTTATAAGCAAGCTTAAACTATATTCTTATGGCTAAAGTTTTTATACATGGTCCTTCTTTAAGTCCATTTGGAAAATTCAACGGATCTCACCTTGGTTTATCTTATCAAACCGTAAAGGATTCTGTGACTGAGTTCGGTTCTCACAGACTGGAATTCCTAATCTATGCTAGTTTCTCTCCTGACCGATACACTAAAGACTTTCATCTTCCCGCAAAACTAGTACAGGCGCTCGGCTTAAAACATCCTTATGCGATCCGTATGGAAACAGCATCATCTTCCGGCGCTTCCGCACTGCAACTAGGTGTCAATCTCATTCAATCCGGTAGATACAAACATGGATTAGTGGTTGCGACTGAGATCATGTCTCAGTTGAACCGGGAAGAAAACAATTTACTGTTAGGCTCCGTTCTTTCCGACTCCCAAAGAAATTTAGGAATGTCAATGGCGCAAGGAGGCGCGATGATCACCAACCGTTATTTGGAGTTATATGGATACTCAAAGAAAGATTTGTTTTCCATATCCAAAAAATTACACGATAACGGATTGAAAAATCCTATTGCTCAGATCAAAAAGAACTTAAGCTTCGAAGAATATGAAAAACAACCCATGATCACAAGCCCGCTCGGGTTGTATGATATCTCTCCTTTGTCGGACGGATCCGCATCTGTGATTCTGTCCGTAGACAAAAGCCCTGTCTCAGTCAAAGGGATAGGGCATGGCACAGCTGCCTTCCTGGCGGGAGGAGATCCTAGCTTTGATGCAAGTGTCCACGCCTTTGCTTCCGCTTACAAGGACGCCGGGGTCGGCCCGGAAGAGATTCAGATTGCAGAATTACATGATGCGTTTACTCCTTTTGAAATCATAGGTGCCGAAGATGCGGGGCTTTTCGGAAGGGGGGAAGCTTTGGCGAAAGTAATCAGCAAAATCACCCATCCGGAAGGACAGCTTCCCATCAATTCCTCCGGTGGATTGAAATCCAGGGGCCATCCGGTGGGCGCTTCGGGACTTGCTCAAATTGTAGAATTATGCCGA
The nucleotide sequence above comes from Leptospira kobayashii. Encoded proteins:
- the bfr gene encoding bacterioferritin is translated as MKGKKEVLEILAEVLSAELTAINQYFIHAKLCKNWGYLTLAEYLRKESIEEMKHADEIIERILYLDGVPDLQKYMKINVGKTMSELFQHDLQLEYNAVERLNRGIDICVAGKDNGTRELLERILVSEEEHIDWIETQQNIIKDISLEKYLAEKLGE
- a CDS encoding thiolase family protein, encoding MAKVFIHGPSLSPFGKFNGSHLGLSYQTVKDSVTEFGSHRLEFLIYASFSPDRYTKDFHLPAKLVQALGLKHPYAIRMETASSSGASALQLGVNLIQSGRYKHGLVVATEIMSQLNREENNLLLGSVLSDSQRNLGMSMAQGGAMITNRYLELYGYSKKDLFSISKKLHDNGLKNPIAQIKKNLSFEEYEKQPMITSPLGLYDISPLSDGSASVILSVDKSPVSVKGIGHGTAAFLAGGDPSFDASVHAFASAYKDAGVGPEEIQIAELHDAFTPFEIIGAEDAGLFGRGEALAKVISKITHPEGQLPINSSGGLKSRGHPVGASGLAQIVELCRSFQQREHLRLGLAHSIGGLATNNFATVLEHGK